The Sulfolobus sp. A20 genomic interval CTCACTTTTACCAGAGACGTATCCAGCTTTGACAAGTAGGATAAGGAAAGTAGTTATTCAAAATCCCTCTAAATTGGAATTTCTCACAATGCTGAAATGCATGTTGAAGATATCTGAAGTTAAGGATAGTGACATATTAAAATATATGGATTTGCCGTTTTGGGTTATAGATCCAGAAAGAAGAAAGTATGTGAGGTTCTTTAATGATATCCTTTGTACAAATTATCCTAATGTAGATAAGATATTTAATGAGCTAGCAAGATCTGATAAGGGTCTTCAACTAAACGCTGAGGGTGAGACTGTAAAGCTTGATAGCTTAACAAATTTAGAGAACTCGCTTGACGAGAATGAGTTAAGAAAGCTTCGAAGAGTTCTAATGAGTAGGATATTTTCCGATAAGAACTTAATTATAAAACCTATCGAAAAGAACATAGTAAAAGGTTTTTTAGTACCTTACTCGAAGTGGTTAGAATTATTTCCTAAGGGATCAGATGTTGGATATGTTGAGGACTTTATACTAACGATTAATGACAATAAGATAAGTGTTTTTATCTCTGATGAAATAGATAAAGTGGTATTTGAAGGAGTCGATACTAGTAAAATAAAAGATAAAATACGTAAGTTAATTCCGCTCTACGAAAGTGAAGCATACGCATTGCAATGGAGTTTCTTTGAAAGTCTAGTGAATACTAACGTTGGAGGATTAATAGTTGAATTTAAGTCCAGAGAGATTAGAGATAAGGCATTAGAATTTGTAAATAATAGTATCACTGATATAAATAAGCAAATGGAAGCTATAGAGAATTTTATAGAGTTAAATAACATTAAAATATTAGACAAGGAGCGGGTAGGGAGATATTCAAGATTATTGAAAGTTCAAGTAAGTGATAATGTTATTATTTCGGTTATTTTAGTCAAAGCTACAGACTCTAATGAGATAGACGAAATAATAGAAGAAATTAGGGAGTCTAATGAAATCATTCACGGTTGTATTATTATTGATCTTGATACGGATCATACTAAACTCATGGAATTTTTAAATTCTTTAGCAATACCATTCGTTAAAATAGATTTGTCAACTCCTAAAAAAAGACAGTTATTATATTTGCTGTATTCAAAAATCTACGGTAATAGTAGAGTAAGGTTTGAGGCAATTGACTTAAGGTTAGGCGATGTCAAGAACTCTATAAATGTTATTATTTCTAAAATTTTAGGTAATATTAAAGTAAGAAAGTTACCAATTCCTAAAAATAAAAGGTTAATTCAATCAATTAATTGGCTGATATTTTATCCTAATAAGGAAGTGAGTAATGTAGAAGTGATTTTTGAGAAGGTAAATGAAATAGTTAATGAGAAGTTTAGAATTTACGGCAGTAAACAATTTCATTTGGAGGACATAGAGACTGCTGAAACATTCAAAGAAGATATAATCAACTACTTTGTATCTAACGACGTTCTAAAGACCATGGCTAACTACGTTGATTTTAGCAATTATCTAGGCGACTATGTAAATAACTTTTCTAAACTATTAGCCGGCTTTATGAGGCAAAAATTTAAAGATAATGCAGAAGATATGCTAGTTAACTATATTTTGTTTTTTGCAGATATTATAGATAAGAGGAAAGATATTAGTAAAGCGAATCCGCTAATTTTCTCTTATCAAATATTTAGCCCAGATACTAAAATAGGTCAGAATCCAACCTTAGACTTTCTAACTTATTTATCTATTGTTTCTGGAGAAGTTGCTAGGAATTTAGATTATTCTAAAGTATACGAGAAGCTGGTTGATCACGTTAAAAAAATAAGCGAAAAACTCAATAACCCATACTTAACCTATGGCTATTTCATTACAGCCAAGAGAAGAGGTGCAGGTATTAGAAGCTTAACTGAAATGAAAGAAGTTTTAGAAAGTTATAAGAGGGGATGCATTACTTATAAAGACGTTAGATTATGCTATTGCTATCTTTCATTATCTAAGGTTTATTTGGATTTGTTAAATCAAACTGAGGCTGCTGTAAATGAGGCAGAAAGAATAGTGAATGATATTGAAAATAAATTGGAAATAGTAATTAAAGCTACTAAATACATTAAGATAAATGAGGAAATAGACGAAGTTAAACAGATTAGAAATTTGATTGATTCAATAAAAACAAATTTTGAAAGATATATGGTCGAATTATCTAAAAAAGTTCAGCAAATAAATGAGAGCAAAGAGACTGAGCTATTTAAGAAACATCTAGATTACTTGATCAGTGCAATTAACTTAGAAGGAGATCTTAATCTATATTTACTATTGTTTAAGCTTATGAGTGAAACGTTAAAAGGCGTTAGAGTATCGATAGATGAGTTGAACGGAACCGTCGTGGAGAGAATAACTTCGTTAGCTAAGATAGGGGATGAGCTAAGAGATCTGGAAGTTTTGATAGGCGAATTGGAGAAGATTAGTCCCGAGTTACCGAGATTAAGGGATAGTATTGAAAAGAAGAGAGAGAAAATATCTCAACTCATTAGCGAAATACACGAGGTGATAAAGAGTCATGAAATTGCGTGAATTGATTAATGAGTTAACCGACTTAGAGCAGGAGTTGGACTTTGATAAATTAAAAGAAGAGGATTATCAATTAAGTAAGCTCATAGAACAGTTAGAAAAAAGTAAGGAATCTATTGAAAATTCCTTAAAGTTAGTTAAGGTTTTGGAAGATAAAAGCAAGGACATCGTTTCTAACGATTTCATTAAGGGTCTTAATGAGGTGAAAACATTGATTAGCGAAATATCTAATACCAACGATCCAACGAGAATAATAATATTAGCCTCTGATATTAAGAACAGATTAGAAATCTTAGAACGTGAAATAAACAATGAGCTGAACAGGCTAATAAGTGAGAAAATTAAAAATATTAACGAGATAAATAATAAATTGGGTATATTTGCTAGAGTATTAGTACAATTTTTAAGACTTCCTGTTGAAGTAAAGACGTTTCCGGTACCATCAGATAGGTCGATATCGAAATTAAGTGAGATTGAGAGACAAGCAATTAGATACTTAGAAGATATACGGAAACTTACTATTGAGCGAATAAACGAAAATAATGAGAATATTAGTTTAAGTCCATCAGAGCTCGATTTACTGTTAGAGCTACTAGAGAAAGGAGAAGTTAAAATAAATAGAAATAATCTAGAAAGTATATATAAAGTAATAAAGATATTAACGGAGAGGGGTATTACAATTCAGGTGAGATTTTGAATATAAATGATATTTTGGCTAAGATAAATGAAATGGCTAATAGAGATATAGAACAACTAAGTAAATTAAAGACTTTCGTTAATTTAATATATGATGACATAGTAAATGGTAGTACTGATATAAATATCAAATTTTTAGAAGCTAAAGATAACACGAACCACGTTGCTTGTAGTATTGACGGTAGTAAGTACGAAATTGAATTATCGGATATAACTTTAATTATCGCGAGGGCAGTGAGAATTATCGGACACTTAAAGGATAATAAAGGAATTCCATCAAGTATATTAGAAGATTTTAGAATAATAGAAAATTATTATGATAAAAATATCATTTCTAACAAGTCTATCTTATTTATGTTAAGTCTAGAAACTAGATTACTTGAGACATGTGAAGAGTGTGATGTTATTTTTCTTGATGGTCCTATTGTTGATCCACCTACTTACTATGAAGAGGATATAGATTTAGAGGGGATTATGAGCTTGGGTAAGCTGGCAATGTATAGATCTCTCCTCATAAAAAATCTATTGGATAACCGAAAGAAAATCTTTGGAATAGTTAAGAATTTCTCTCATAGAATTATGACGAAAAAGTTTATCAGTAATGGATTCAGTGTTTTGAGTAAAGCTAGAGAAAGTTACTTGGTAGGAAATATTATATATAGATTTAGATTGGAAAATAATGAATTTAGTAAGCCAGTCTTTCTAGGATGGATCAATTGGGATTTATTGATGGATCATAATAATACATTAGATGACTTAAAGGGAATTTCTAAAGCTTATGAAAATTATAAGAGAAATCTTGGAGACTTTTCAATATACTCGGCTTATTATCAGTATGATGCCAATTCCCCACTAGCAAGATTAGATGTGGTTTATAGATTAGAGCCTAAAATAGAGGATATAAAATATGTAAATACTTGGGCGATAGCGAGAACTGAAGAAATAACGTTACTAAATAAGTTAGCTGATGATTTTTCAGAAATTAAATTCAGTGAAGCTAGAAACTATGCCACATTATTTAAACTAATGAGAGATAATTATTTAGATGCCAAAGACAAGTTAATCGAATTAATGATGAAAAGTAAGATTTAAGGAATGATGAAGAATCCTAGTCCAGCTGAAGGGTTAAGATTGTTTAGTGTCAGCCTGTATCTTTTTAGATAATGTTGATAATGCCACTGATGTTCCTAATGTTGGATAAATTTCGTTACCTGCAGGTACTACAATTATCAGCCCACCCCTTTGAGAAATATCAGATAAGGTTTCAAGGAACCTTAATTGAAGAGCTGTAGGATTATCTCTATAGTATGTTGAAGCATCAGCCAATATACTAGCAGCTTGTCTTTCACCTTCACTTAATATAACTTTAGCTCTTCTCAGTCTCTCTGCTTCAGCTTGTTTAGCCATAGCTGTAAGAAGGTCTTGTGAGAGCCTTATATCCCTTATTGTTACTGCAGTTACTTTAATTCCCCAACCTTCAGTACTGATGTCTAATATTTCTTGAAGTTTTCTATTGATTTCTTCCCTCTTACTTAGCAGTTCGTCTAATTCCATCTGTCCTACTATATCCCTCAGTGAAGTTTGAGCTAGATTAAGCACAGCAACGTTATAATTATAAACACTTATTACAGCTTTTTGTGGATCTATTACTTTGTAATATACCACTGCGTCTACACTAACTGTAACATTATCCTTAGTCAATATAGTTTGTGGAGGTACTTCAACAGTATTAACTCTTAGGTCTACTACTAATGGTCTATCAACAAATGGTATTAGAAATATAATACCTGGCCCCTTTATCCTAAGAAATCTTCCTAATCTTAGTACTACTGCTCTTTCCCACTCCCTCACTACTCTGAAGGACATCGCTACAAATATTATTATTATTATGAACAAAAACACCAAACCTACAATTAAACCTATATCAATTGCCACTTTTTTACTCCCCAATATATAAACTATAATTTGAACCTTATTAATATTGCTGAAATTACCATACCAATTACGAAAGCTAAAATGTAGATTATGATATACATGTTAAATCCTATCTGATTATTTGTTTGTTTTGTAGTTGTTGTGGGGCTTTGTTTCGAAAGTACGGATTTAATTCCATTTTTAAATGAATTTTGAAATGATTTTAAAAAGTTTAATAATTGCTGATAATAAGTTTGTATCTTTGTGGTCAAGGAATTAAGTATTGGTGAGGAGTAATAATAGGCTGAAGACAGAGTATAGTTACCGGGAAAATAAACTTCGTAAAAAGAGTAATTTTCGTATGAAAATTCAGCAATACCGGAGGAATTAGTGATGGATTTAGCAGCGACTGAGGGAGGAAAACCTGTTTCAAGATATACCTCTTGATCTGGTATAGGTTCTCCATTAATGCTGATGTTAACGTATATTTTGTTCTCGGTTTGGTTAACTTTAATCTGGGGAGGAATAGGCCATAATATATTAGGAGTGTTTATACCCGGAGACTCAAAAGCGAGTGGTGAAAAGATGTTGCGTAAATATGTATTTACTTTTGTTCCATAAGCTGATTCGGCAGTATCAAATCCAATCGAGTATGCATTAGGGACTATTGTTAATGATTTGCCATTAAAATAGTATAGCTGGGTTGTAGCTGTTACATTCATGTATACCATACTACCTCCCCCCGGTCCACCCCATACTAGTTCCAAGTCATTTGGTAGCCCTAGAATGGAAAAACCTCCTATCTGAAATAGTCCGATTATAGGCAAGGTAAAATATATTCCTTTGTGGTTGTTTATATCATAACCGAATTGTAACGTAGAGTTAACTATGTCCATAAATAAGGAAATATGTAAAGGAAGACTTTCTTTAAAAGTAGGTCCTTGATAGTAGATTATTCCTAGACCTTGATACACTTCAGAATCGTTTAATGTTGTATTATAAAACGGGCCGCTTAAATTCCATACATTTACTATAAGTGTTAAGTAAAATGTATTGGAAGAAATTTGATGAAATAATATCACGTTTTGAGCCCAATATTTGCCTAATATCATTGCATTTAATTGTAGGGACGCGTTACCATTGGTCAAAAGCTGTCCTTGTAAATACGAATCTCCTATTTTCAAGCTAGTAATATTTATCTCCCCTTGAACAAAATTAGTATAAATTATCGTATTTATTGGAAAGCTGGATATGCCAGTAGGAAAGGAAAATATTAAGGCTTGTGATTGTACCGTTAAGGGAAGTAATAGCGAAAGCAATAGAATTATTATGGGAATAATCTTGTACATCAGAAATATATATTAATTATACTAATAAAAATTTGTGGCACACCCAGTAGCTATTACAATAATAATCATTGTTATTTTGATAGCTGTGCTTGTGATTACGGGTTATATTTCTGATCCAATAATTGACATTCCTTCGCTAGCCCTCTTAGGATTTCTTACATATAGGGTAATTAATGTTGTAATTAAAACTAGAGGGAGAAATTTGTATTCTTATGAGGGAAAGATAGGCAAAGCATTAGAGGATATGAAGGTGGGAAAAGAGGGTTACGTTTTAGTAGAAGGAGAATATTGGCAGGCAATTGCACTGGAAGATATTAAAAAAGGTGAGGACATAGTTGTTGTTAAAAGGGAAGGATTAAAACTAATAGTGAAGAAGAGGGCGAGTAGAGTTGAGACAGATAGAGTATAGAGAATTAATAAATATGTTAAGACAAAGAGGTTGGGAAGTAAAGGAAAATCAAAACGAGATCTTAGCTATTTATTACCCACCCCCTATAGAAGAGGCTGGAGGTGAAAATTATGGTGAGGCATCTCAAAGATACTATTTGTTGAAGTTCATTAAAAATGGTGACTTAGCTTATCTTGATTCCGCCTTGCTCATAGAGGAAGATAAAGTTATAAGAGCTATGAGTAAAGATGAAGTTGAGCTTTGGTTAGAAAGTTTGATAGGTGGATAATTTATGTATATTTTTGTATACGGTAGCCTTAGGTATGGTTTTGAGTTACATCATATCATTTCCAAGTCTAGGTTTGTTGGTTTAGGATACATAGAAGGATACGATATGTATGATTTAGGTAGTTATCCAGGTATTATAAAAGGAGATGGTGTTGTATGGGGCGAAGTGTATGAGATAAATGATGAGTTAATTAAATTTCTTGATGAGGTAGAAGACTACAAGGGTTCTCCTGATGACTTATATACTAGGCAGAGAACTAGGGTTTTCTTCGATCAAAAGAGGAAATATTATATTGATAATGTATTTTTCTATAAGTATAATAGGGAAATAGTAGATAGGAAAGAGATAGAGTCTGGTGACTATTCTGCTTGGATAGGTATGCCTATAATAGTAAACTATTTTGCATACGCAGAGAACACAAATTTAAATGTTCTTCATTCAAGAGGGGTTGACTTAATTTTAAGTGAAATTCCTGCATACTCCCTAGGGTATAGGATGATATTCAATATCCCTTGTAAGTACGGTTATTGCGCAAATTTAGTTGAAGAGCCTAATGGAAAGATTTGTGGCTATTTGCAGAAGGTCTTCCTTCACACTCTAAATTCTTTAGATAGAGCTGAGCAACATTTGATAAAGTATATGAGAGAAGTTGTAAAGGTTTATGATAAAGAGGGGAAAGAGTATTTTGCTTATGCGTATATTTCAAGTCATAAGGAAGATGAAAGAGATCCAAGTAATGAATACGTAGAAATTATAAGAGAAGGTTTAAAGAGAGGTTGGGGTAATAGTTGTATTAGTACGGGTTTAGATAAGTACATATGATGAGCCTGGCATAACCTATTTGATGACGATCGAACTCGGTTCTGATTTTACTGTTTAAAAATTCTTATTAGCTATATTAACAATTAAATTAATTAGTGGGATGTTGAATCTTGATGAAGTATATAAACAATATAAGAACGGAAATTTAAATTACGCTCTTAAACTCGTAAATGAGATAATAGCTCAAAATCCTGAACTGAGAGAAGCTTATTCTATTAAAGGAAGAATTCTGATGGAGATGGGCAAATTAGATGAGGCTCTAGATAGTTTCATGAAAGCTAACGATAGTTTGGGAATAGCCAAAGTTCTAATAGCTAGAGGTCTTTATGCTGATGCACTACAATACCTTGAGAAAGGGGATTCTGACGAATTCAAAAAATTACGGGCATTAATATATTTAAGGCTTGAAGATTTCGATAAGGCATTCAATGAAGTGAAAGAAATAACGGGAAATGATGATCCCTTAATATATAAAATAAAAGGTATTTCTGAGTTTAAGTTAGGTAGATTCCTGGATGCTATAAGGGATCTTAGTAGAGCAATAGAGTATTATCCCATGGATGCCGAATTATATTTGTTTAGGGCTCTATCCCTCAAGGAATTGGGGGATTACAAGGAAGCGGAGAATGATTTACAAGTTGCTATTAATTTAAACCCGTATTATGCTGAAGTCTACTTTAATTTAGGTGAACTAAAAGAAAGAACCGGATCTTTACAAGATGCAGTTACGTTGTATTCTAAGGCTATTGCTTTGAACCCTAACTACAGAGGAGCATACGTGAGAAGAGCTAAAAGTTATATGAAATTAGGTATGGAAGAAGAAGCTATGAGCGATATTGAAAGGGTTAGAGAGCTTGACGGGTCTTAAGTTTAAATAAGATATACAAATATATATTAAACATGGAGTGCTCAACTAAGCAGTTCAGAGAGATAAGGGGTTTCACCTTTTTAGTTCCTAATTGTGACAAGAACTTTCTGCAAGAAAAATTTAGTTTATTTCGAAAATTAGCAAATGAGGAAAATAAGACATATATTATAAGGATAGCTGATTCAAATTACTTTAGGTTTGAAGTACTTATGCTACCTAATTCTTTGACCTTACTTACTATATCAACCGTAAGAGGAACCAATAATATAAATTTAAGAGACTTTGAGATGCTAGATGAATTGCAAACATTATCCTGCTGTGCTTGCGTAAAAGATGAACTAATTAATGTAACCTCAAACTTCTTGGGAACAGCACAATTAAGTGAAGCGGAGGTAGTAGACTTAATCAGTTCAGAGGAAGAATTTAAAGTAGATTTAGACTGCAGTAAGGTAACATGGAATGAGATAAAGATACCCGAACAAGTGGAAGGTAAATGGGTGACATCAGAGCTCGCTTATACTAACAGATTATATCTGAAAGCTTTAGTAGGTCAAGGGAAGTTTTTGACTATATCTACCGAAAGACCTCAAAACTCGATAAAATTTATTACAATTGATAGACTAAGAGCTTTATGTTGTTTCATTGCTCAATTAAAAAAGAAAATTGATGGATGTCAAAGTTTAAGAGAAGTATTAAACGGATACTTACAGGTGGAGGTTCCAAGAAAAAGGAAAAGAACATGAGTGAAGACGTAACTCCTATATATGCTTTAGGAAATTTTGTAATGGATAAATCAGGCACTGTTACTCAGTATACTTTTTTCTATTATTATGATAAAAACACATATTATGCTAGCTTAAGTAAAGAAATACTTAAGGAAGAGTTAAACGAGATTAGACGTAATATGCAGAGATTTTTGGACGAAGAACAAATCCTTATAAACGGTGTCAGAAGTTTAGCTAAGGTAATCAATATTGACCTTTTTCTTCTTGATATCGAACATCCGGTACTAGAATTTATAATTGTATTCAGAGGGAGGTTGAGAAAGGGAGTTAACGTTTATGAGAATTCTTATGAGGAAGAGGTCGCGGAATACCCTTATCAGGCTATTTGGAAATTACCAGGTAAAGTAATTCACGTAAATATGAATGGGAAAATTAGTATATTTAAAAATTTTTTAAAGATTAAGGTAGATAAGGGAACTAAAGTTGGAGGAGTAGAGATTATAAAGTTCCTTCTAAGATAACTTTTTATTTTTAATGTAGGGGATTTGAATTTTGTGAGAAAAAAGGAAGGTCTTATATATATAATCATTATAATATTACTGTCTACGATATCTGCAAGATCAGTAAATAACATGATCTCAACGACTATACCTCTATTATCTAAATATGAGTTAAGTATGAACGATGAAACTGTAGGGTTATTGTCTGCGTCATTCTCACTTGCTACATTAATAGCGACCAGCTTGATCAATGTTTTCTTACAGTCCTCTAAGAGGAGAATAGCTTTCATCCTATCATCTATATTAGTGATACCAATTCTAGTCTTGTTTTATATTTCAAATGCTGTTACGATATGGTTAGTGGTTCCTATTACCGGTATTTTATACGGGTTCATAATGCCAAACTTAGTTACGTTTGCTTCAATTTCAGGTTATGATAAGAAAAGTTCAGAGAGATTACTCAATATATACTCTACAAGTTTAAGTCTTAGTTTAATAATAGGTCCTATTTTAGAAACCTTGTTATTAAAAAGTTATACGTATAGAGATATATTTCTATTGTTCTTACCGTTATCTCTACCTTTGGCTTTCCTTTCAAGAACTGTGAAGTTCCCTGAGGTAAAAAATGAGGTGAAAGGATTCAATACTTTGAAGAATAAGAGTTTAATAGCAAGCATATTAGCAATAACTTCATATAACATACCCTTCGCCGTTATAACTACTTTTATAGCTATATATGCTAAGGAGCTGTTTAATCTATCTAGCTTTGAAGCTTACTCAGTGTTTATACCCTTTTTCACGTTGTCATTCATAACTAGGTTTTTGATGTCGATAAAACCATTCAGAGACCTAAGGAGACCATTACTCATTTCAATAATGGTGACTATTATTGGCATAATAGTGGTCTCGTTAGCTCCTAACTATACCATACTTCTAGTAGGAATGTTTATTTTGGGAATACCTCATGGTTCAATATTCCCCATATCCACAGTAATGATTAGTAGAGGAACAAATATTGCTGAAAGGAATTCAGCCAATTCTTTCTTCTTAGCATATAATAATGTACTTTTCACTATCTCACCTGCAATTTATGGATACTTGTTATATATCCTAGAATCAAATTACCGATTAGCCTTTATGACTTTACTATTACCAGTTATCGTATCTACCATATTACTTATTAAAGTAGCATGGAAGGATAAGGTAATGTTAGGATAACATTTTATAAATATCATCTATTTTAACGGCTAACTGATAATCTAAGTCCGTTAATCCTCCTTTTTCATGCGTTGAAAGTTCTATAAACACTTTATTATAGTATATACAAACATCTGGATGATGGTTAAGACCATCAGCTATGGGCTGTATTTCTTTCATAAAATCGATAGATTGCTTAAAGTTCTTAAATCTGAATTCTTTCTTAATTTTCTTTCTATCTTCAGTTAAATTCCAACCTGCTGATATAAGTTGACTAATTTCTCCTTCCGAGATTTCTCTCATGAATATGCTTTAACTGTTTCACGATTAAAAACCTTTATGATCCTAAAAAATCATTTAACCTCTGAAAGAAATCTTTTAACCAAGGTAATGACCAAAGGTATGAGTGCTATAGCGAAAGCTATTGCCAAACCCCATGACAATGCATAAATTATAGTAGTAACATTTCCAAATGGTTCCACGATAATTGCTATTGCTATCAGAAGTACAATTATGTAAAGAATAAGTCTCCCGTAATTAGCTATATACGCTAGGTCCGGTGTTGAACTGGCAAAAGGTACTAAAATTTTATCTATTAATGAATAAGCTGCGTAAAGAATTACTGCACCCAATATAACTGCATAGAATACGTAAGGGTCAACATAAGGTATTACACTGAATATTGCTAATGCAGCTGCTACTGTAATTATAGCTGCGTATAACCCAAATCTTAAAACATTGAAAATTGCGGTCATTAGAGGTTCAGAAGAGCTTGAACCTATTTGCTTTTGCATATAGTCTACTAAGATGTTGACCAAAGTCAAACCTATAGTCAGCAAGACTATAGCACCAGCCAATTTTGGTAAATAGTTAGCTATATCTTGTATGTAGACTGATGCACTACCTAATTGGAGAAAAGACAAGGCTATAGATAATGCAATTAGTATTATTAGTGCCTTTACGGTTCCAGCAATTATATCAACGCTAGCCCTTACATGTTCCTCTCTAAATATCCTTCCTAAGAAGGTCTTTATCGAGTATGCTACAATATTTCCAACTATATAACCGATTAACAAAATGATAACGAATAGGATAATCGAAGGGATGGCGTCTATTATACTAGTTGCTATACCAGATAGTGCCTGCGAGATGGAAGTTTGCGCAGTAACTACTATCATTCGAGATCATGAATATATTTATAAATGAATATAAAAACTTATCGTTGATATGAAAAA includes:
- a CDS encoding DNA double-strand break repair nuclease NurA, coding for MNINDILAKINEMANRDIEQLSKLKTFVNLIYDDIVNGSTDINIKFLEAKDNTNHVACSIDGSKYEIELSDITLIIARAVRIIGHLKDNKGIPSSILEDFRIIENYYDKNIISNKSILFMLSLETRLLETCEECDVIFLDGPIVDPPTYYEEDIDLEGIMSLGKLAMYRSLLIKNLLDNRKKIFGIVKNFSHRIMTKKFISNGFSVLSKARESYLVGNIIYRFRLENNEFSKPVFLGWINWDLLMDHNNTLDDLKGISKAYENYKRNLGDFSIYSAYYQYDANSPLARLDVVYRLEPKIEDIKYVNTWAIARTEEITLLNKLADDFSEIKFSEARNYATLFKLMRDNYLDAKDKLIELMMKSKI
- a CDS encoding slipin family protein, with protein sequence MAIDIGLIVGLVFLFIIIIIFVAMSFRVVREWERAVVLRLGRFLRIKGPGIIFLIPFVDRPLVVDLRVNTVEVPPQTILTKDNVTVSVDAVVYYKVIDPQKAVISVYNYNVAVLNLAQTSLRDIVGQMELDELLSKREEINRKLQEILDISTEGWGIKVTAVTIRDIRLSQDLLTAMAKQAEAERLRRAKVILSEGERQAASILADASTYYRDNPTALQLRFLETLSDISQRGGLIIVVPAGNEIYPTLGTSVALSTLSKKIQADTKQS
- a CDS encoding thermopsin family protease, whose product is MYKIIPIIILLLSLLLPLTVQSQALIFSFPTGISSFPINTIIYTNFVQGEINITSLKIGDSYLQGQLLTNGNASLQLNAMILGKYWAQNVILFHQISSNTFYLTLIVNVWNLSGPFYNTTLNDSEVYQGLGIIYYQGPTFKESLPLHISLFMDIVNSTLQFGYDINNHKGIYFTLPIIGLFQIGGFSILGLPNDLELVWGGPGGGSMVYMNVTATTQLYYFNGKSLTIVPNAYSIGFDTAESAYGTKVNTYLRNIFSPLAFESPGINTPNILWPIPPQIKVNQTENKIYVNISINGEPIPDQEVYLETGFPPSVAAKSITNSSGIAEFSYENYSFYEVYFPGNYTLSSAYYYSSPILNSLTTKIQTYYQQLLNFLKSFQNSFKNGIKSVLSKQSPTTTTKQTNNQIGFNMYIIIYILAFVIGMVISAILIRFKL
- a CDS encoding NfeD family protein, whose translation is MAHPVAITIIIIVILIAVLVITGYISDPIIDIPSLALLGFLTYRVINVVIKTRGRNLYSYEGKIGKALEDMKVGKEGYVLVEGEYWQAIALEDIKKGEDIVVVKREGLKLIVKKRASRVETDRV
- a CDS encoding gamma-glutamylcyclotransferase, producing the protein MYIFVYGSLRYGFELHHIISKSRFVGLGYIEGYDMYDLGSYPGIIKGDGVVWGEVYEINDELIKFLDEVEDYKGSPDDLYTRQRTRVFFDQKRKYYIDNVFFYKYNREIVDRKEIESGDYSAWIGMPIIVNYFAYAENTNLNVLHSRGVDLILSEIPAYSLGYRMIFNIPCKYGYCANLVEEPNGKICGYLQKVFLHTLNSLDRAEQHLIKYMREVVKVYDKEGKEYFAYAYISSHKEDERDPSNEYVEIIREGLKRGWGNSCISTGLDKYI
- a CDS encoding lipopolysaccharide assembly protein LapB, with protein sequence MLNLDEVYKQYKNGNLNYALKLVNEIIAQNPELREAYSIKGRILMEMGKLDEALDSFMKANDSLGIAKVLIARGLYADALQYLEKGDSDEFKKLRALIYLRLEDFDKAFNEVKEITGNDDPLIYKIKGISEFKLGRFLDAIRDLSRAIEYYPMDAELYLFRALSLKELGDYKEAENDLQVAINLNPYYAEVYFNLGELKERTGSLQDAVTLYSKAIALNPNYRGAYVRRAKSYMKLGMEEEAMSDIERVRELDGS
- a CDS encoding MFS transporter, which translates into the protein MRKKEGLIYIIIIILLSTISARSVNNMISTTIPLLSKYELSMNDETVGLLSASFSLATLIATSLINVFLQSSKRRIAFILSSILVIPILVLFYISNAVTIWLVVPITGILYGFIMPNLVTFASISGYDKKSSERLLNIYSTSLSLSLIIGPILETLLLKSYTYRDIFLLFLPLSLPLAFLSRTVKFPEVKNEVKGFNTLKNKSLIASILAITSYNIPFAVITTFIAIYAKELFNLSSFEAYSVFIPFFTLSFITRFLMSIKPFRDLRRPLLISIMVTIIGIIVVSLAPNYTILLVGMFILGIPHGSIFPISTVMISRGTNIAERNSANSFFLAYNNVLFTISPAIYGYLLYILESNYRLAFMTLLLPVIVSTILLIKVAWKDKVMLG
- a CDS encoding 4a-hydroxytetrahydrobiopterin dehydratase, which produces MREISEGEISQLISAGWNLTEDRKKIKKEFRFKNFKQSIDFMKEIQPIADGLNHHPDVCIYYNKVFIELSTHEKGGLTDLDYQLAVKIDDIYKMLS
- a CDS encoding mechanosensitive ion channel family protein, with the translated sequence MIVVTAQTSISQALSGIATSIIDAIPSIILFVIILLIGYIVGNIVAYSIKTFLGRIFREEHVRASVDIIAGTVKALIILIALSIALSFLQLGSASVYIQDIANYLPKLAGAIVLLTIGLTLVNILVDYMQKQIGSSSSEPLMTAIFNVLRFGLYAAIITVAAALAIFSVIPYVDPYVFYAVILGAVILYAAYSLIDKILVPFASSTPDLAYIANYGRLILYIIVLLIAIAIIVEPFGNVTTIIYALSWGLAIAFAIALIPLVITLVKRFLSEVK